Proteins from a genomic interval of Gossypium hirsutum isolate 1008001.06 chromosome A09, Gossypium_hirsutum_v2.1, whole genome shotgun sequence:
- the LOC107928568 gene encoding acylamino-acid-releasing enzyme, translated as MSRTLPLASFTSISNKISSWSGTLAASPRFSPLFFSSQPRLSLFSSTPISHYVKNLPAILAMDSSKAGTVKELPVGLDEATEEEYASQCKLLQEFTNISSIDKAWVFKSESGIGSQVMFSISQPNLLANKRRKFMLSTSILKESNNNVNFQWAPFPVEMTGVSINIPSPSGSKLLVIRNPENESPTQFEIWSSSRLEKEFWIPQSTHGSVYADGWFEGISWNSDESLIAYVAEEPSPCKPSFDCQGYKQGAAKDKECMSWKGQGDWEEEWGECYAGKRQPALFVINLNSGKVHAVKGIAKSLSVGQVVWAPPVEGIDQYLVFVGWSANLRKLGIKYCYNRPCALYAVKVPLYKSEAAESDLKSMEELTVVNLTQSISSAFFPQFSPDGKFLVFLSAKASVDSGAHSATDSLHRINWPTDGKLCSSTKIIDVIPVVNCAEDGQFPGLYCSSFLSKPWLSDGCTMILSSYWRSCQVILSVNVLSGEVLRISTADSGFSWNVLTLDGDNIIAVCSSPIDVPQIKYGCLMDKATNTTAWHWLNVSSPIFKCSEKVTSLLSHLQFGIMQIPVKDVSDCLTKGATRSFEAIFVSSKVNNAPDPLIVVLHGGPHSVSLSSFSKSLAFLSSLGFSLLIVNYRGSLGFGEEALQSLPGKIGSQDVNDVLTAIDHVIEKGLVNPSKITVLGGSHGGFLTTHLIGQAPDKFVAAAARNPVCNLSSMVATTDIPDWCYVESYGRKGKTIFTEAPSAEHLTHFYSKSPILHISKVKAPTIFLLGAQDLRVPVSGGLQYARALKERGVETKIILFPNDIHAIERPQSDFESFLNIGVWFKKYCK; from the exons ATGAGTAGGACCTTACCATTAGCATCCTTCACCAGTATCAGCAACAAAATCTCTAGTTGGTCAGGGACATTAGCAGCTTCTCCTCGATTCTctcctttatttttctcttctcaaCCTCGTCTCTCACTCTTCAGCTCCACTCCCATTTCTCACTACGT AAAAAATCTACCAGCTATTTTGGCCATGGATTCTTCTAAAGCTGGTACAGTGAAGGAATTGCCAGTGGGGCTAGATGAAGCTACCGAGGAAGAATATGCTTCCCAGTGTAAATTACTTCAAGAGTTTACTAATATCTCTAGCATCGACAAGGCATGGGTTTTTAAGTCTGAAAGTG GAATAGGCTCCCAAGTAATGTTTTCAATTAGCCAACCGAATCTTTTGGCAAACAAGAGAAGAAAGTTTATGTTGTCAACTAGTATTTTGAAAGAAAGTAACAATAATGTAAACTTCCAATGGGCACCATTTCCTGTTGAGATGACAGGAGTGTCTATAAATATTCCTTCACCATCAGGTTCCAAGCTTCTTGTGATTAGAAATCCTGAAAATGAATCTCCCACACAATTTGAAATATGGAGTTCATCTCGGTTGGAGAAGGAGTTCTGGATTCCTCAATCCACTCATGGCTCAGTGTATGCTGATGGCTG GTTCGAGGGAATATCTTGGAACTCTGATGAATCTCTTATTGCTTATGTTGCTGAGGAACCATCTCCCTGCAAGCCTTCGTTTGATTGTCAGGGTTACAAGCAAGGTGCTGCAAAAGATAAAGAATGCATGAGCTGGAAAGGTCAAGGGGATTGGGAGGAAGAATGGGGGGAATGCTATGCAGGAAAAAGGCAGCCTGCACTCTTTGTGATAAATCTTAACAG TGGCAAGGTACATGCTGTTAAAGGAATTGCAAAGTCTTTGAGTGTAGGACAGGTCGTTTGGGCTCCACCAGTGGAAGGCATCGACCAATATTTGGTTTTCGTGGGGTGGTCAGCAAATCTGAGAAAACTTGGTATAAAATACTGCTATAACAGGCCCTGTGCATTATATGCGGTGAAGGTTCCACTTTATAAGTCAGAAGCTGCTGAGTCAGATCTCAA ATCAATGGAGGAATTGACTGTTGTCAACTTAACACAAAGCATAAGTAGTGCATTCTTTCCACAATTCAG CCCAGATGGGAAGTTCCTTGTGTTTCTGTCTGCAAAAGCCTCAGTGGACTCTGGAGCGCACTCTGCAACTGATTCTCTTCACCGAATTAATTGGCCTACTGATGGCAAGCTATGCTCATCTACAAAGATAATTGATGTG ATTCCTGTTGTGAACTGTGCCGAGGATGGTCAGTTTCCGGGGCTTTACTGTTCAAGTTTTCTTAGTAAGCCATGGCTTTCGGATGGATGCACTATGATTTTATCTTCCTATTGGCGCAGCTGTCAAGTGATACTTTCTGTAAATGTGTTAAG TGGTGAAGTATTACGAATCAGCACTGCTGACTCAGGTTTTTCATGGAATGTTCTGACACTAGACGGGGACAACATTATTGCTg TGTGTAGCAGCCCAATAGATGTTCCTCAAATCAAATATGGCTGCCTTATGGACAAAGCGACTAATACAACTGCTTGGCATTGGTTAAATGtctcaagccccatttttaaatGTTCAGAGAAG GTTACGTCTCTGCTTTCACATCTTCAGTTTGGTATCATGCAAATTCCAGTGAAAGATGTTTCTGATTGCTTGACTAAAG GAGCTACTAGGTCTTTTGAGGCGATATTTGTATCTTCCAAGGTAAACAATGCACCTGATCCGCTAATAGTGGTCCTCCATGGAGGGCCTCATTCCGTCTCTTTGTCAAGCTTCTCAAAGTCATTGGCATTTCTTTCTTCACTTGGTTTCAgcttattaattgtaaattatag AGGTTCACTGGGATTTGGCGAGGAAGCATTGCAATCTCTTCCTGGGAAAATTGGGTCTCAG GATGTCAATGATGTTCTCACAGCTATAGATCATGTCATTGAGAAAGGACTTGTCAACCCATCTAAAATAACTGTTCTTGGTGGTTCGCATGGTGGCTTTCTAACTACGCACTTGATTGGTCAG GCACCGGATAAGTTTGTTGCAGCTGCCGCACGGAATCCCGTTTGTAATCTTTCATCCATGGTTGCCACAACAGATATTCCTGACTGGTGTTATGTGGAATCTTAcggaagaaaaggaaaaactatCTTTACTGAAGCACCTTCAGCTGAACACTTAACTCACTTCTACAGCAAGTCTCCTATATTGCATATTTCTAAG GTTAAAGCTCCAACCATCTTTCTTCTAGGTGCTCAGGATCTTCGTGTCCCAGTTTCTGGGGGATTGCAA TATGCACGGGCATTAAAGGAGCGAGGAGTTGAGACCAAAATTATCCTGTTTCCTAATGACATCCATGCAATTGAAAG GCCGCAATCCGACTTCGAGAGCTTTCTTAACATTGGTGTTTGGTTCAAAAAGTATTGCAAATGA